In one Flavobacteriales bacterium genomic region, the following are encoded:
- a CDS encoding ATP-binding cassette domain-containing protein, with protein MITLADLRCAYGDKPVLDIARCELSPGVHGIVGLNGAGKTTLLNALHGFGRNAEAHVLFAGAPMDHRNTAFQEAESYFHPGITGREYLELFAGGKERSGMAGLNELLEVPLDALITTYSTGMRRKLAILGALHLDRPVVMLDEPMNGLDLASVRVLEAIIKRLAERGRTVLITSHVLGPLVTLCDRIHLLQHGRFTRVFERGATEGLEEALFAELDKRTSAAMERWQ; from the coding sequence ATGATCACCCTCGCTGACCTCCGCTGCGCCTACGGCGACAAGCCGGTGCTCGACATCGCGCGCTGCGAGCTATCGCCCGGCGTGCATGGCATCGTCGGCCTCAACGGCGCGGGCAAGACCACGCTGCTCAACGCGCTCCACGGCTTCGGCCGCAATGCGGAAGCACATGTGCTCTTCGCGGGCGCACCCATGGACCACCGCAACACGGCCTTCCAGGAAGCGGAGAGCTATTTCCACCCGGGCATCACCGGCCGCGAGTACCTCGAGCTCTTCGCGGGCGGCAAGGAACGGAGCGGCATGGCGGGCTTGAACGAATTGCTCGAAGTACCGCTCGATGCGCTCATCACCACCTATTCCACCGGCATGCGGCGCAAGCTCGCCATCCTCGGCGCGCTGCACCTGGACCGCCCCGTGGTGATGCTCGATGAGCCGATGAACGGCCTGGACCTCGCCTCGGTGCGCGTGCTGGAGGCCATCATCAAGCGCTTGGCGGAGCGCGGCCGCACGGTGCTCATCACCTCGCATGTGCTGGGCCCGCTCGTCACCCTGTGCGATCGGATCCACCTGCTGCAGCACGGCCGCTTCACGCGCGTGTTCGAGCGCGGCGCCACAGAAGGCTTGGAAGAAGCGCTCTTCGCGGAGCTCGACAAACGGACGAGCGCCGCGATGGAACGATGGCAGTGA
- the paaZ gene encoding phenylacetic acid degradation bifunctional protein PaaZ — translation MQLHNYACGQWIAGTGNLAELVDASTGELVATTSSTGLDFAAMLHYARTVGGPKLRKMTFPERGRMLKALALYLMERKDKYYTISYKTGATKADSWVDIEGGIGNLFANASLRRTLGNMPFYVDGEAIRTSKQGTFIGHHIMVPKEGVAVHINAFNFPIWGMLEKCAVNWMAGVPAVVKPATVTSYLTEAMVKDIIASGILPEGALQLIVGSAGDLLDHVMHQDVVTFTGSASTGRMLKRHDRIIDESVPFNMEADSLNAIVLGPDAVPGTEEYDLFIKEVGREITLKCGQRCTGARRILVPQNLIEDVQIALGKRLAGTVIGDPRTEGVRMGALAGTAQREEVKRALAELLKASQVVYGDPDSVNVTGADVAKGAFMSPILLLNPDPWKNQQSHNVEAFGPVSTLMPYTDLDDAVALTKLGKGSLVATIATYDDKLAQQFVWGAASHHGRMLILNREMAKENTGHGSPLATLVHGGPGRAGGGEEMGGKRGVMHYLQRTAIQGSPTSITALTQQYQQGAKYHISEKHPFRLHFEELNIGDTLITEKHLVTLQNVEDFAGLSGDKFYAHMDANSLEGTPFTGRVAHGYFILSRAAGLFVDPPKGPVLLNYGIEECRFLKPVYPGSTIQVKFTCREKLDQEKRPKTADSPKGADVARGIVKWLVDVVDETGETVALATILTMVKKLDQS, via the coding sequence ATGCAACTACACAACTACGCCTGCGGCCAATGGATAGCCGGCACAGGCAACCTGGCTGAACTTGTTGATGCAAGCACCGGTGAACTGGTGGCCACCACCTCCTCCACCGGCCTCGACTTCGCCGCCATGCTCCACTACGCCCGCACCGTGGGCGGACCCAAATTGCGGAAGATGACCTTCCCCGAGCGCGGACGCATGCTCAAGGCCCTGGCCCTCTACCTGATGGAGCGCAAGGACAAGTATTACACCATCAGCTACAAGACCGGCGCCACCAAGGCCGACAGCTGGGTGGACATTGAGGGCGGCATCGGCAACCTGTTCGCCAACGCCAGCCTGCGCCGTACCCTGGGCAACATGCCGTTCTACGTGGACGGCGAGGCCATCCGCACCAGCAAGCAGGGCACCTTCATCGGCCACCACATCATGGTGCCCAAGGAGGGCGTGGCCGTGCACATCAACGCCTTCAACTTCCCCATCTGGGGCATGCTGGAGAAGTGCGCCGTGAACTGGATGGCCGGCGTGCCCGCCGTGGTGAAGCCCGCCACTGTGACCAGCTACCTCACAGAAGCGATGGTGAAGGACATCATCGCCAGCGGCATCCTGCCCGAGGGCGCGCTGCAGCTGATCGTGGGCAGCGCAGGTGACCTGCTGGACCACGTGATGCACCAGGACGTGGTCACCTTCACCGGCAGCGCCAGCACGGGCCGCATGCTGAAACGCCACGACCGCATCATCGACGAGAGCGTGCCCTTCAACATGGAGGCCGACAGCCTCAACGCCATCGTGCTGGGCCCCGACGCCGTGCCCGGCACCGAGGAGTACGACCTCTTCATCAAGGAGGTGGGCCGCGAGATCACCCTCAAGTGCGGGCAGCGCTGCACCGGCGCGCGCCGCATCCTGGTGCCGCAGAACCTCATCGAGGACGTGCAGATCGCCCTGGGCAAGCGCCTGGCCGGCACCGTGATCGGCGACCCGCGCACCGAGGGCGTGCGCATGGGCGCGCTGGCCGGCACCGCGCAACGCGAGGAGGTGAAGCGCGCGCTGGCCGAACTGCTCAAGGCCTCGCAGGTGGTGTACGGCGACCCCGACAGCGTGAACGTCACCGGGGCCGATGTGGCCAAGGGCGCCTTCATGAGCCCCATCCTGCTGCTCAACCCCGATCCCTGGAAGAACCAGCAGAGCCACAACGTGGAGGCCTTCGGTCCGGTGAGCACGTTGATGCCGTACACCGACCTGGACGATGCCGTGGCCCTCACCAAGCTGGGCAAGGGCTCGCTGGTGGCCACCATCGCCACCTACGACGACAAGCTGGCCCAGCAGTTCGTGTGGGGCGCGGCCAGCCACCACGGCCGCATGCTCATCCTCAACCGCGAGATGGCCAAGGAGAACACCGGCCACGGCAGCCCCCTGGCCACGCTGGTACACGGCGGTCCCGGTCGCGCGGGCGGCGGCGAGGAGATGGGCGGCAAGCGCGGCGTGATGCACTACCTGCAGCGCACCGCCATCCAGGGCAGCCCCACCAGCATCACCGCGCTCACCCAGCAGTACCAGCAGGGCGCGAAGTATCATATCAGCGAGAAGCACCCCTTCCGCCTGCACTTCGAGGAGCTGAACATCGGCGACACGCTGATCACCGAGAAGCACCTGGTGACGCTGCAGAACGTGGAGGACTTCGCCGGGCTCAGCGGCGACAAGTTCTACGCCCACATGGACGCCAACAGCCTCGAGGGCACCCCCTTCACCGGCCGCGTGGCGCACGGCTACTTCATCCTCTCGCGGGCGGCCGGCCTCTTCGTGGACCCGCCCAAGGGCCCCGTGCTCCTCAACTACGGCATCGAGGAGTGCCGCTTCCTGAAGCCGGTGTACCCGGGCTCCACCATCCAGGTGAAGTTCACCTGCCGCGAGAAGCTCGACCAGGAGAAGCGGCCGAAGACCGCCGACTCACCCAAGGGCGCGGATGTGGCGCGGGGGATCGTCAAATGGTTGGTCGATGTGGTGGATGAGACAGGCGAGACCGTGGCGCTGGCGACGATCTTGACGATGGTGAAGAAGCTGGATCAGTCGTAG
- a CDS encoding IS3 family transposase (programmed frameshift), with protein MRKSKFTEHQVIAILKRHEAGSKVADLCREHGISNATFYQWKAKYGGMEPNQVKQLRDLQEELSRLKRMYTELSMVHDALKQVVEKKWGAPDEKREIVQAMIQEHSISERQACGSVGLARSTAQYCKTPADDTPIIQVLEQLTQKHPAIGVWQSHHRMRLMGHLWNFKRVYRVYTGLGLNIRRRAKKRLPARVKQALFRPAGPDQVYSIDFMHDSLWDGRTYRLLNVIDDYNREVLAIEVDTSLPALRVIRVLERIKAVRPLPKMIRVDNGPEFISAKLDHWCREHGITLTYIQPGKPTQNAYIERLNGSIRRELLSAYVFRTLDEVREKADEWMTDYNHHRPHKALGYRPPAPIRS; from the exons ATGAGAAAGAGCAAGTTCACCGAGCATCAGGTCATCGCCATCCTCAAGCGTCACGAGGCTGGCTCGAAGGTGGCCGACCTGTGCCGCGAGCACGGGATCAGCAACGCCACGTTCTACCAATGGAAGGCCAAGTATGGCGGCATGGAGCCCAACCAGGTCAAGCAGCTGCGTGACCTGCAGGAGGAGCTCAGCCGCCTGAAGCGCATGTACACCGAGCTGAGCATGGTGCATGATGCCTTGAAGCAGGTGGTGGAAAAGAAGTGGGG GGCGCCTGACGAGAAGCGCGAGATCGTTCAGGCGATGATACAGGAGCACAGCATCTCCGAGCGCCAAGCCTGCGGCAGCGTGGGCTTGGCGCGCAGCACCGCGCAGTACTGCAAGACCCCAGCGGATGACACGCCCATTATCCAGGTCTTGGAACAGCTCACCCAGAAGCACCCGGCCATCGGGGTGTGGCAAAGCCATCATCGGATGCGCTTGATGGGTCACCTGTGGAACTTCAAGCGGGTGTATCGGGTCTACACCGGTCTGGGCCTCAACATTCGTCGCAGGGCCAAGAAACGGCTGCCTGCACGGGTGAAGCAGGCGCTGTTCCGTCCTGCTGGTCCGGACCAGGTCTACAGCATCGACTTCATGCATGACAGCCTCTGGGACGGCCGGACCTACCGCTTGCTAAATGTGATCGACGACTACAACAGGGAGGTGCTCGCGATCGAGGTGGACACCTCACTGCCCGCACTGCGCGTGATACGCGTGCTGGAACGCATCAAAGCAGTGCGTCCGCTGCCCAAGATGATCCGCGTGGACAACGGCCCGGAGTTCATCAGCGCCAAGCTCGACCACTGGTGCCGCGAACACGGCATTACCTTGACCTACATCCAGCCAGGCAAGCCCACCCAGAACGCCTACATCGAACGCCTCAACGGCAGCATCCGTCGTGAACTGCTCAGCGCCTACGTGTTCCGTACCTTGGACGAGGTGCGCGAGAAGGCCGATGAGTGGATGACCGATTACAACCATCACCGCCCACACAAGGCGCTTGGCTACCGGCCGCCAGCGCCCATCCGATCCTAA
- a CDS encoding SGNH/GDSL hydrolase family protein, whose product MRFTLLFPMLLAGALHAQQTTVLFIGNSYTYVNDLPNTLRQLALSLGDTVTVASSAPGGYTLFQHSTYAPTLDAIASQDWDYVVMQEQSQLGALPFDVTTTELGAIALIEAIKDNYECTWPVFYMTWGRQSGDAQNCANFPFMCTYDGMQQGLRTNYIALAEGNDSYTAPVGAAWKVVRDTQPSINLYDADGSHPSPAGTYLAACVFYCTLFEESCVGATFNGSIDAATAAILRDIASTVVLGELPTWNLDFEGSTSALLDGFSSGWNWITLIHNGEGEHLWVCSDGQTSTEASPTFTFSTSDTYIITHTYTDPCGNTDTVTLTFDVVVGVEEQERGMRCQVLSASPGMMVVRGAEGGERLTLFDAQGRLLRSERMEQSSTRIACAPGLHLWRIDDGLGGQWSGKVVVE is encoded by the coding sequence GTGCGCTTCACACTCCTCTTCCCCATGCTCCTGGCCGGTGCGCTGCACGCCCAGCAGACCACCGTGCTCTTCATCGGCAACAGCTACACCTACGTGAACGACCTGCCCAACACCCTGCGGCAGCTCGCGCTCTCGCTGGGCGATACCGTCACCGTGGCCTCCTCCGCACCCGGTGGCTACACGCTGTTCCAGCACAGCACCTACGCGCCCACGCTCGATGCCATCGCTTCGCAGGACTGGGACTATGTGGTGATGCAGGAGCAGAGCCAGCTCGGCGCGCTGCCCTTCGATGTCACCACGACCGAGCTCGGTGCGATTGCGCTCATTGAGGCGATCAAGGACAACTATGAGTGCACTTGGCCGGTGTTCTACATGACCTGGGGGCGGCAGAGCGGCGACGCGCAGAACTGCGCCAACTTCCCTTTCATGTGCACCTACGATGGCATGCAGCAGGGCCTGCGCACCAACTACATCGCGCTGGCGGAAGGGAACGACAGCTACACCGCGCCGGTGGGCGCCGCCTGGAAAGTGGTGCGCGACACGCAGCCTTCCATCAACCTCTACGATGCCGATGGCAGTCATCCTTCACCAGCGGGCACCTACCTCGCCGCGTGCGTGTTCTATTGCACGCTCTTCGAGGAGAGCTGCGTCGGGGCCACCTTCAATGGGTCCATCGACGCGGCCACGGCGGCCATCCTGCGCGACATCGCCAGCACGGTGGTGCTGGGCGAGCTGCCCACGTGGAACCTGGATTTCGAAGGAAGCACCAGCGCGCTGCTCGATGGCTTCAGCAGCGGATGGAACTGGATCACCTTGATCCACAACGGCGAGGGCGAGCACCTGTGGGTGTGCAGCGATGGGCAGACCTCCACCGAGGCATCTCCCACCTTCACATTCTCCACTTCCGATACCTACATCATCACGCACACCTACACCGATCCCTGCGGCAACACCGATACCGTGACGCTCACCTTCGATGTGGTCGTCGGGGTGGAAGAGCAGGAGCGGGGCATGCGTTGCCAGGTGCTCTCCGCTTCGCCGGGCATGATGGTGGTGCGCGGGGCCGAAGGCGGGGAGAGGCTCACGCTCTTCGATGCACAGGGGCGCTTGCTCCGGAGCGAGCGCATGGAACAAAGCTCAACGCGGATCGCCTGCGCGCCGGGCCTTCACCTCTGGCGCATCGATGATGGGCTAGGAGGGCAGTGGAGCGGGAAGGTGGTGGTGGAGTAA